A genomic region of Pseudobacteriovorax antillogorgiicola contains the following coding sequences:
- a CDS encoding TetR/AcrR family transcriptional regulator, with translation MKEAKQARSRETQRKLIHAAEEVIREQGAEGLKVDILTSRAGCSVGSFYNLFQDRNEIISAVMREFKSRMIEEINNILSLDKHERSSREQVFEIVVDFAVHVYSGNDSLFRVAQGAYSDIPELVDNGNEIVAVAVDRLAALPCMQALDRRAIEFLVRINIASCDHYLFWQKLQYEDPLFLKKMLLNLLRNAYPN, from the coding sequence ATGAAAGAAGCGAAGCAGGCCAGAAGCCGAGAAACACAAAGAAAATTGATCCATGCAGCGGAAGAAGTCATTCGTGAGCAGGGAGCTGAAGGCCTTAAGGTCGATATTTTAACCAGCCGAGCTGGCTGTTCAGTGGGATCGTTTTATAATTTGTTTCAGGATCGTAATGAGATCATCTCGGCGGTGATGAGAGAGTTTAAATCTCGCATGATCGAAGAGATCAATAATATTCTATCCTTAGATAAACATGAACGCTCCAGTCGCGAGCAAGTATTTGAAATCGTTGTTGATTTTGCGGTTCATGTCTACAGTGGCAACGATTCCCTGTTTCGGGTGGCGCAGGGTGCCTATAGTGATATTCCAGAGCTTGTTGATAATGGTAATGAGATTGTAGCTGTTGCTGTGGATCGGCTTGCAGCACTGCCGTGTATGCAAGCTTTGGATCGACGAGCCATTGAGTTTTTGGTGAGAATCAATATCGCGAGCTGCGATCACTATTTATTCTGGCAGAAGCTTCAGTATGAGGACCCTCTGTTTCTGAAAAAAATGCTCCTCAATCTACTTCGAAATGCATATCCCAACTAA